Proteins co-encoded in one Macrobrachium rosenbergii isolate ZJJX-2024 chromosome 54, ASM4041242v1, whole genome shotgun sequence genomic window:
- the LOC136834955 gene encoding zinc finger protein 8-like isoform X6: protein MSGDAKYISLYYSLVHQGASDFYKEIIKGPGGNMSYLPPWAPATGGGPYPPHMLPPHHSPTSSQHTPTSQNSQNSAQPSNSASVYQNLSPVVKTPTTTSAPTTPSSDASKTSHISSPTSVSSPITSASNAQSASSGSIGPSSSSSSTSSVALGDPYQPQGFQRSESPPLKRPILPDAIKGEVHTLDSPTEMILGIPGPSALDFKARKISGKYPPPEQLAGPVMYSYQSRGRPRKNWTTATGLPTMIPITHPPMNHSDDADDEESKPFKCNLCGKSFKLKGGLVQHERTHSSDRPYVCPDCGKLFRQPTHLQQHLRIHTGEKPYECAFCDKTFRQRTILNQHLRIHTGEKPYACMECGKQFRQKAILDQHFRTHLGDKPYACPHPECRKHFREMATLISHMKCHKDVPDPRIVLQQAKRLVKEERDDLIPSNLNLNREQHGEGSREIVQDIMEQNRGMGLDRVGQDRRLSMDSVTQERNMVQDRVGQERNEQDQRNNRCGGSEQGRYQGSQEQNRQNHHSFPGHSSSEESSAQKSPHNVPQHSSGDQSNERVPSHSQPQISPNMVPTPQMAMANLIPYPHSIFPATSYMMPPPDPRQYNPHSQAGSSHPRPSQ from the exons ATGTCTGGAGACGCCAAGTACATCAGTCTCTACTACAGCCTTGTTCACCAGGGAGCCTCGGATTTCTACAAGGAGATCATCAAAG gtcCTGGTGGTAACATGAGCTACCTTCCTCCATGGGCACCAGCAACTGGAGGAGGTCCATACCCCCCTCACATGTTGCCTCCTCATCATTCTCCAACCTCATCCCAACACACCCCAACTTCACAAAATTCTCAAAACTCAGCACAACCTTCTAACTCAGCCTCTGTGTATCAGAACCTTTCCCCAGTTGTAAAAACACCCACAACTACCAGTGCTCCGACAACTCCAAGCAGTGATGCATCAAAGACAAGCCACATATCCTCCCCGACTTCTGTATCATCCCCCATCACATCAGCTTCTAATGCACAGTCTGCCTCCTCTGGATCTATTGGTCCCTCTTCATCCTCCTCGTCAACATCATCCGTGGCTCTTGGTGACCCCTATCAGCCTCAGGGCTTCCAACGATCTGAAAGTCCTCCTTTGAAACGGCCTATTTTACCAGATGCGATTAAAGGAGAGGTCCATACCCTTGACTCACCAACtgaaatgattttgggaattCCAGGACCCAGCGCTCTGGATTTTAAGGCTAGAAA GATATCTGGGAAGTACCCACCTCCTGAACAGCTTGCTGGCCCTGTTATGTATTCATATCAATCCAGGGGAAGGCCAAGGAAAAACTGGACAACAGCTACG GGTTTACCAACAATGATCCCAATAACTCATCCTCCCATGAATCACTCTGATGATGCAGATGATGAAGAAAGCAAGCCTTTCAAGTGTAATTTGTGTGGGAAGTCATTCAAGTTGAAAGGAGGGCTTGTGCAGCATGAAAGAACGCACAGTAGTGATCGACCCTACGTGTGTCCAGACTGTGGAAAGTTATTTCGGCAACCAACTCACCTTCAGCAGCACCTTCGTATTCACACTGGAGAAAAACCTTACGAATgtgcattttgtgataaaacttttagaCAGAGAACAATATTAAATCAGCACTTACGTATTCACACCGGAGAAAAACCGTACGCATGTATGGAATGTGGGAAACAATTCCGGCAAAAAGCCATCCTTGACCAGCACTTTAGAACACATTTGGGAGACAAGCCTTACGCATGTCCGCATCCTGAATGTAGAAAACATTTTAGAGAGATGGCAACACTTATTTCTCACATGAAGTGCCATAAAGATGTGCCTGATCCTAGAATTGTTTTACAGCAAGCCAAGCGGCTTGTTAAAGAGGAACGTGATGACCTGATTCCTAGTAATCTTAACTTGAATAGGGAACAGCATGGCGAGGGAAGTAGAGAAATAGTACAAGACATAATGGAGCAGAACAGAGGGATGGGACTTGACAGAGTAGGCCAAGACAGAAGACTGAGCATGGATAGTGTAACCCAGGAGAGAAATATGGTTCAAGACAGGGTGGGTCAAGAAAGAAATGAACAGGATCAAAGAAACAATAGGTGTGGAGGATCAGAACAAGGTAGATACCAAGGCAGCCAGGAACAGAACAGACAAAACCATCACTCTTTCCCAGGTCACAGCAGTTCAGAGGAGTCATCTGCCCAGAAGTCTCCACACAATGTGCCACAACACTCATCAGGTGATCAATCAAATGAGAGAGTTCCATCCCATTCACAGCCACAAATATCCCCGAACATGGTCCCAACTCCACAAATGGCAATGGCCAACTTAATTCCATATCCCCACTCTATTTTCCCAGCAACCTCATATATGATGCCTCCTCCAGACccaagacaatacaatccacattcGCAGGCAGGTTCATCTCACCCCCGGCCAAGCCAATAG
- the LOC136834955 gene encoding zinc finger protein 8-like isoform X2, producing MIFSHVWRRQVHQSLLQPCSPGSLGFLQGDHQSITMSSSWEKNQKYFAKSLFLASHRYISSDKGPGGNMSYLPPWAPATGGGPYPPHMLPPHHSPTSSQHTPTSQNSQNSAQPSNSASVYQNLSPVVKTPTTTSAPTTPSSDASKTSHISSPTSVSSPITSASNAQSASSGSIGPSSSSSSTSSVALGDPYQPQGFQRSESPPLKRPILPDAIKGEVHTLDSPTEMILGIPGPSALDFKARKISGKYPPPEQLAGPVMYSYQSRGRPRKNWTTATGLPTMIPITHPPMNHSDDADDEESKPFKCNLCGKSFKLKGGLVQHERTHSSDRPYVCPDCGKLFRQPTHLQQHLRIHTGEKPYECAFCDKTFRQRTILNQHLRIHTGEKPYACMECGKQFRQKAILDQHFRTHLGDKPYACPHPECRKHFREMATLISHMKCHKDVPDPRIVLQQAKRLVKEERDDLIPSNLNLNREQHGEGSREIVQDIMEQNRGMGLDRVGQDRRLSMDSVTQERNMVQDRVGQERNEQDQRNNRCGGSEQGRYQGSQEQNRQNHHSFPGHSSSEESSAQKSPHNVPQHSSGDQSNERVPSHSQPQISPNMVPTPQMAMANLIPYPHSIFPATSYMMPPPDPRQYNPHSQAGSSHPRPSQ from the exons atgattttttcaCATGTCTGGAGACGCCAAGTACATCAGTCTCTACTACAGCCTTGTTCACCAGGGAGCCTCGGATTTCTACAAGGAGATCATCAAAG TATCACAATGAGTTCCAGTTgggaaaaaaatcaaaaatactttGCAAAAAGTTTATTCTTAGCAAGCCACCGCTATATTTCATCTGATAAAG gtcCTGGTGGTAACATGAGCTACCTTCCTCCATGGGCACCAGCAACTGGAGGAGGTCCATACCCCCCTCACATGTTGCCTCCTCATCATTCTCCAACCTCATCCCAACACACCCCAACTTCACAAAATTCTCAAAACTCAGCACAACCTTCTAACTCAGCCTCTGTGTATCAGAACCTTTCCCCAGTTGTAAAAACACCCACAACTACCAGTGCTCCGACAACTCCAAGCAGTGATGCATCAAAGACAAGCCACATATCCTCCCCGACTTCTGTATCATCCCCCATCACATCAGCTTCTAATGCACAGTCTGCCTCCTCTGGATCTATTGGTCCCTCTTCATCCTCCTCGTCAACATCATCCGTGGCTCTTGGTGACCCCTATCAGCCTCAGGGCTTCCAACGATCTGAAAGTCCTCCTTTGAAACGGCCTATTTTACCAGATGCGATTAAAGGAGAGGTCCATACCCTTGACTCACCAACtgaaatgattttgggaattCCAGGACCCAGCGCTCTGGATTTTAAGGCTAGAAA GATATCTGGGAAGTACCCACCTCCTGAACAGCTTGCTGGCCCTGTTATGTATTCATATCAATCCAGGGGAAGGCCAAGGAAAAACTGGACAACAGCTACG GGTTTACCAACAATGATCCCAATAACTCATCCTCCCATGAATCACTCTGATGATGCAGATGATGAAGAAAGCAAGCCTTTCAAGTGTAATTTGTGTGGGAAGTCATTCAAGTTGAAAGGAGGGCTTGTGCAGCATGAAAGAACGCACAGTAGTGATCGACCCTACGTGTGTCCAGACTGTGGAAAGTTATTTCGGCAACCAACTCACCTTCAGCAGCACCTTCGTATTCACACTGGAGAAAAACCTTACGAATgtgcattttgtgataaaacttttagaCAGAGAACAATATTAAATCAGCACTTACGTATTCACACCGGAGAAAAACCGTACGCATGTATGGAATGTGGGAAACAATTCCGGCAAAAAGCCATCCTTGACCAGCACTTTAGAACACATTTGGGAGACAAGCCTTACGCATGTCCGCATCCTGAATGTAGAAAACATTTTAGAGAGATGGCAACACTTATTTCTCACATGAAGTGCCATAAAGATGTGCCTGATCCTAGAATTGTTTTACAGCAAGCCAAGCGGCTTGTTAAAGAGGAACGTGATGACCTGATTCCTAGTAATCTTAACTTGAATAGGGAACAGCATGGCGAGGGAAGTAGAGAAATAGTACAAGACATAATGGAGCAGAACAGAGGGATGGGACTTGACAGAGTAGGCCAAGACAGAAGACTGAGCATGGATAGTGTAACCCAGGAGAGAAATATGGTTCAAGACAGGGTGGGTCAAGAAAGAAATGAACAGGATCAAAGAAACAATAGGTGTGGAGGATCAGAACAAGGTAGATACCAAGGCAGCCAGGAACAGAACAGACAAAACCATCACTCTTTCCCAGGTCACAGCAGTTCAGAGGAGTCATCTGCCCAGAAGTCTCCACACAATGTGCCACAACACTCATCAGGTGATCAATCAAATGAGAGAGTTCCATCCCATTCACAGCCACAAATATCCCCGAACATGGTCCCAACTCCACAAATGGCAATGGCCAACTTAATTCCATATCCCCACTCTATTTTCCCAGCAACCTCATATATGATGCCTCCTCCAGACccaagacaatacaatccacattcGCAGGCAGGTTCATCTCACCCCCGGCCAAGCCAATAG
- the LOC136834955 gene encoding uncharacterized protein isoform X1 → MIFSHVWRRQVHQSLLQPCSPGSLGFLQGDHQSITMSSSWEKNQKYFAKSLFLASHRYISSDKGPGGNMSYLPPWAPATGGGPYPPHMLPPHHSPTSSQHTPTSQNSQNSAQPSNSASVYQNLSPVVKTPTTTSAPTTPSSDASKTSHISSPTSVSSPITSASNAQSASSGSIGPSSSSSSTSSVALGDPYQPQGFQRSESPPLKRPILPDAIKGEVHTLDSPTEMILGIPGPSALDFKARNVHEYFRISGKYPPPEQLAGPVMYSYQSRGRPRKNWTTATGLPTMIPITHPPMNHSDDADDEESKPFKCNLCGKSFKLKGGLVQHERTHSSDRPYVCPDCGKLFRQPTHLQQHLRIHTGEKPYECAFCDKTFRQRTILNQHLRIHTGEKPYACMECGKQFRQKAILDQHFRTHLGDKPYACPHPECRKHFREMATLISHMKCHKDVPDPRIVLQQAKRLVKEERDDLIPSNLNLNREQHGEGSREIVQDIMEQNRGMGLDRVGQDRRLSMDSVTQERNMVQDRVGQERNEQDQRNNRCGGSEQGRYQGSQEQNRQNHHSFPGHSSSEESSAQKSPHNVPQHSSGDQSNERVPSHSQPQISPNMVPTPQMAMANLIPYPHSIFPATSYMMPPPDPRQYNPHSQAGSSHPRPSQ, encoded by the exons atgattttttcaCATGTCTGGAGACGCCAAGTACATCAGTCTCTACTACAGCCTTGTTCACCAGGGAGCCTCGGATTTCTACAAGGAGATCATCAAAG TATCACAATGAGTTCCAGTTgggaaaaaaatcaaaaatactttGCAAAAAGTTTATTCTTAGCAAGCCACCGCTATATTTCATCTGATAAAG gtcCTGGTGGTAACATGAGCTACCTTCCTCCATGGGCACCAGCAACTGGAGGAGGTCCATACCCCCCTCACATGTTGCCTCCTCATCATTCTCCAACCTCATCCCAACACACCCCAACTTCACAAAATTCTCAAAACTCAGCACAACCTTCTAACTCAGCCTCTGTGTATCAGAACCTTTCCCCAGTTGTAAAAACACCCACAACTACCAGTGCTCCGACAACTCCAAGCAGTGATGCATCAAAGACAAGCCACATATCCTCCCCGACTTCTGTATCATCCCCCATCACATCAGCTTCTAATGCACAGTCTGCCTCCTCTGGATCTATTGGTCCCTCTTCATCCTCCTCGTCAACATCATCCGTGGCTCTTGGTGACCCCTATCAGCCTCAGGGCTTCCAACGATCTGAAAGTCCTCCTTTGAAACGGCCTATTTTACCAGATGCGATTAAAGGAGAGGTCCATACCCTTGACTCACCAACtgaaatgattttgggaattCCAGGACCCAGCGCTCTGGATTTTAAGGCTAGAAA TGTGCATGAATATTTCAGGATATCTGGGAAGTACCCACCTCCTGAACAGCTTGCTGGCCCTGTTATGTATTCATATCAATCCAGGGGAAGGCCAAGGAAAAACTGGACAACAGCTACG GGTTTACCAACAATGATCCCAATAACTCATCCTCCCATGAATCACTCTGATGATGCAGATGATGAAGAAAGCAAGCCTTTCAAGTGTAATTTGTGTGGGAAGTCATTCAAGTTGAAAGGAGGGCTTGTGCAGCATGAAAGAACGCACAGTAGTGATCGACCCTACGTGTGTCCAGACTGTGGAAAGTTATTTCGGCAACCAACTCACCTTCAGCAGCACCTTCGTATTCACACTGGAGAAAAACCTTACGAATgtgcattttgtgataaaacttttagaCAGAGAACAATATTAAATCAGCACTTACGTATTCACACCGGAGAAAAACCGTACGCATGTATGGAATGTGGGAAACAATTCCGGCAAAAAGCCATCCTTGACCAGCACTTTAGAACACATTTGGGAGACAAGCCTTACGCATGTCCGCATCCTGAATGTAGAAAACATTTTAGAGAGATGGCAACACTTATTTCTCACATGAAGTGCCATAAAGATGTGCCTGATCCTAGAATTGTTTTACAGCAAGCCAAGCGGCTTGTTAAAGAGGAACGTGATGACCTGATTCCTAGTAATCTTAACTTGAATAGGGAACAGCATGGCGAGGGAAGTAGAGAAATAGTACAAGACATAATGGAGCAGAACAGAGGGATGGGACTTGACAGAGTAGGCCAAGACAGAAGACTGAGCATGGATAGTGTAACCCAGGAGAGAAATATGGTTCAAGACAGGGTGGGTCAAGAAAGAAATGAACAGGATCAAAGAAACAATAGGTGTGGAGGATCAGAACAAGGTAGATACCAAGGCAGCCAGGAACAGAACAGACAAAACCATCACTCTTTCCCAGGTCACAGCAGTTCAGAGGAGTCATCTGCCCAGAAGTCTCCACACAATGTGCCACAACACTCATCAGGTGATCAATCAAATGAGAGAGTTCCATCCCATTCACAGCCACAAATATCCCCGAACATGGTCCCAACTCCACAAATGGCAATGGCCAACTTAATTCCATATCCCCACTCTATTTTCCCAGCAACCTCATATATGATGCCTCCTCCAGACccaagacaatacaatccacattcGCAGGCAGGTTCATCTCACCCCCGGCCAAGCCAATAG
- the LOC136834955 gene encoding zinc finger protein 8-like isoform X5 has protein sequence MSSSWEKNQKYFAKSLFLASHRYISSDKGPGGNMSYLPPWAPATGGGPYPPHMLPPHHSPTSSQHTPTSQNSQNSAQPSNSASVYQNLSPVVKTPTTTSAPTTPSSDASKTSHISSPTSVSSPITSASNAQSASSGSIGPSSSSSSTSSVALGDPYQPQGFQRSESPPLKRPILPDAIKGEVHTLDSPTEMILGIPGPSALDFKARKISGKYPPPEQLAGPVMYSYQSRGRPRKNWTTATGLPTMIPITHPPMNHSDDADDEESKPFKCNLCGKSFKLKGGLVQHERTHSSDRPYVCPDCGKLFRQPTHLQQHLRIHTGEKPYECAFCDKTFRQRTILNQHLRIHTGEKPYACMECGKQFRQKAILDQHFRTHLGDKPYACPHPECRKHFREMATLISHMKCHKDVPDPRIVLQQAKRLVKEERDDLIPSNLNLNREQHGEGSREIVQDIMEQNRGMGLDRVGQDRRLSMDSVTQERNMVQDRVGQERNEQDQRNNRCGGSEQGRYQGSQEQNRQNHHSFPGHSSSEESSAQKSPHNVPQHSSGDQSNERVPSHSQPQISPNMVPTPQMAMANLIPYPHSIFPATSYMMPPPDPRQYNPHSQAGSSHPRPSQ, from the exons ATGAGTTCCAGTTgggaaaaaaatcaaaaatactttGCAAAAAGTTTATTCTTAGCAAGCCACCGCTATATTTCATCTGATAAAG gtcCTGGTGGTAACATGAGCTACCTTCCTCCATGGGCACCAGCAACTGGAGGAGGTCCATACCCCCCTCACATGTTGCCTCCTCATCATTCTCCAACCTCATCCCAACACACCCCAACTTCACAAAATTCTCAAAACTCAGCACAACCTTCTAACTCAGCCTCTGTGTATCAGAACCTTTCCCCAGTTGTAAAAACACCCACAACTACCAGTGCTCCGACAACTCCAAGCAGTGATGCATCAAAGACAAGCCACATATCCTCCCCGACTTCTGTATCATCCCCCATCACATCAGCTTCTAATGCACAGTCTGCCTCCTCTGGATCTATTGGTCCCTCTTCATCCTCCTCGTCAACATCATCCGTGGCTCTTGGTGACCCCTATCAGCCTCAGGGCTTCCAACGATCTGAAAGTCCTCCTTTGAAACGGCCTATTTTACCAGATGCGATTAAAGGAGAGGTCCATACCCTTGACTCACCAACtgaaatgattttgggaattCCAGGACCCAGCGCTCTGGATTTTAAGGCTAGAAA GATATCTGGGAAGTACCCACCTCCTGAACAGCTTGCTGGCCCTGTTATGTATTCATATCAATCCAGGGGAAGGCCAAGGAAAAACTGGACAACAGCTACG GGTTTACCAACAATGATCCCAATAACTCATCCTCCCATGAATCACTCTGATGATGCAGATGATGAAGAAAGCAAGCCTTTCAAGTGTAATTTGTGTGGGAAGTCATTCAAGTTGAAAGGAGGGCTTGTGCAGCATGAAAGAACGCACAGTAGTGATCGACCCTACGTGTGTCCAGACTGTGGAAAGTTATTTCGGCAACCAACTCACCTTCAGCAGCACCTTCGTATTCACACTGGAGAAAAACCTTACGAATgtgcattttgtgataaaacttttagaCAGAGAACAATATTAAATCAGCACTTACGTATTCACACCGGAGAAAAACCGTACGCATGTATGGAATGTGGGAAACAATTCCGGCAAAAAGCCATCCTTGACCAGCACTTTAGAACACATTTGGGAGACAAGCCTTACGCATGTCCGCATCCTGAATGTAGAAAACATTTTAGAGAGATGGCAACACTTATTTCTCACATGAAGTGCCATAAAGATGTGCCTGATCCTAGAATTGTTTTACAGCAAGCCAAGCGGCTTGTTAAAGAGGAACGTGATGACCTGATTCCTAGTAATCTTAACTTGAATAGGGAACAGCATGGCGAGGGAAGTAGAGAAATAGTACAAGACATAATGGAGCAGAACAGAGGGATGGGACTTGACAGAGTAGGCCAAGACAGAAGACTGAGCATGGATAGTGTAACCCAGGAGAGAAATATGGTTCAAGACAGGGTGGGTCAAGAAAGAAATGAACAGGATCAAAGAAACAATAGGTGTGGAGGATCAGAACAAGGTAGATACCAAGGCAGCCAGGAACAGAACAGACAAAACCATCACTCTTTCCCAGGTCACAGCAGTTCAGAGGAGTCATCTGCCCAGAAGTCTCCACACAATGTGCCACAACACTCATCAGGTGATCAATCAAATGAGAGAGTTCCATCCCATTCACAGCCACAAATATCCCCGAACATGGTCCCAACTCCACAAATGGCAATGGCCAACTTAATTCCATATCCCCACTCTATTTTCCCAGCAACCTCATATATGATGCCTCCTCCAGACccaagacaatacaatccacattcGCAGGCAGGTTCATCTCACCCCCGGCCAAGCCAATAG
- the LOC136834955 gene encoding zinc finger protein 8-like isoform X4 translates to MSGDAKYISLYYSLVHQGASDFYKEIIKGPGGNMSYLPPWAPATGGGPYPPHMLPPHHSPTSSQHTPTSQNSQNSAQPSNSASVYQNLSPVVKTPTTTSAPTTPSSDASKTSHISSPTSVSSPITSASNAQSASSGSIGPSSSSSSTSSVALGDPYQPQGFQRSESPPLKRPILPDAIKGEVHTLDSPTEMILGIPGPSALDFKARNVHEYFRISGKYPPPEQLAGPVMYSYQSRGRPRKNWTTATGLPTMIPITHPPMNHSDDADDEESKPFKCNLCGKSFKLKGGLVQHERTHSSDRPYVCPDCGKLFRQPTHLQQHLRIHTGEKPYECAFCDKTFRQRTILNQHLRIHTGEKPYACMECGKQFRQKAILDQHFRTHLGDKPYACPHPECRKHFREMATLISHMKCHKDVPDPRIVLQQAKRLVKEERDDLIPSNLNLNREQHGEGSREIVQDIMEQNRGMGLDRVGQDRRLSMDSVTQERNMVQDRVGQERNEQDQRNNRCGGSEQGRYQGSQEQNRQNHHSFPGHSSSEESSAQKSPHNVPQHSSGDQSNERVPSHSQPQISPNMVPTPQMAMANLIPYPHSIFPATSYMMPPPDPRQYNPHSQAGSSHPRPSQ, encoded by the exons ATGTCTGGAGACGCCAAGTACATCAGTCTCTACTACAGCCTTGTTCACCAGGGAGCCTCGGATTTCTACAAGGAGATCATCAAAG gtcCTGGTGGTAACATGAGCTACCTTCCTCCATGGGCACCAGCAACTGGAGGAGGTCCATACCCCCCTCACATGTTGCCTCCTCATCATTCTCCAACCTCATCCCAACACACCCCAACTTCACAAAATTCTCAAAACTCAGCACAACCTTCTAACTCAGCCTCTGTGTATCAGAACCTTTCCCCAGTTGTAAAAACACCCACAACTACCAGTGCTCCGACAACTCCAAGCAGTGATGCATCAAAGACAAGCCACATATCCTCCCCGACTTCTGTATCATCCCCCATCACATCAGCTTCTAATGCACAGTCTGCCTCCTCTGGATCTATTGGTCCCTCTTCATCCTCCTCGTCAACATCATCCGTGGCTCTTGGTGACCCCTATCAGCCTCAGGGCTTCCAACGATCTGAAAGTCCTCCTTTGAAACGGCCTATTTTACCAGATGCGATTAAAGGAGAGGTCCATACCCTTGACTCACCAACtgaaatgattttgggaattCCAGGACCCAGCGCTCTGGATTTTAAGGCTAGAAA TGTGCATGAATATTTCAGGATATCTGGGAAGTACCCACCTCCTGAACAGCTTGCTGGCCCTGTTATGTATTCATATCAATCCAGGGGAAGGCCAAGGAAAAACTGGACAACAGCTACG GGTTTACCAACAATGATCCCAATAACTCATCCTCCCATGAATCACTCTGATGATGCAGATGATGAAGAAAGCAAGCCTTTCAAGTGTAATTTGTGTGGGAAGTCATTCAAGTTGAAAGGAGGGCTTGTGCAGCATGAAAGAACGCACAGTAGTGATCGACCCTACGTGTGTCCAGACTGTGGAAAGTTATTTCGGCAACCAACTCACCTTCAGCAGCACCTTCGTATTCACACTGGAGAAAAACCTTACGAATgtgcattttgtgataaaacttttagaCAGAGAACAATATTAAATCAGCACTTACGTATTCACACCGGAGAAAAACCGTACGCATGTATGGAATGTGGGAAACAATTCCGGCAAAAAGCCATCCTTGACCAGCACTTTAGAACACATTTGGGAGACAAGCCTTACGCATGTCCGCATCCTGAATGTAGAAAACATTTTAGAGAGATGGCAACACTTATTTCTCACATGAAGTGCCATAAAGATGTGCCTGATCCTAGAATTGTTTTACAGCAAGCCAAGCGGCTTGTTAAAGAGGAACGTGATGACCTGATTCCTAGTAATCTTAACTTGAATAGGGAACAGCATGGCGAGGGAAGTAGAGAAATAGTACAAGACATAATGGAGCAGAACAGAGGGATGGGACTTGACAGAGTAGGCCAAGACAGAAGACTGAGCATGGATAGTGTAACCCAGGAGAGAAATATGGTTCAAGACAGGGTGGGTCAAGAAAGAAATGAACAGGATCAAAGAAACAATAGGTGTGGAGGATCAGAACAAGGTAGATACCAAGGCAGCCAGGAACAGAACAGACAAAACCATCACTCTTTCCCAGGTCACAGCAGTTCAGAGGAGTCATCTGCCCAGAAGTCTCCACACAATGTGCCACAACACTCATCAGGTGATCAATCAAATGAGAGAGTTCCATCCCATTCACAGCCACAAATATCCCCGAACATGGTCCCAACTCCACAAATGGCAATGGCCAACTTAATTCCATATCCCCACTCTATTTTCCCAGCAACCTCATATATGATGCCTCCTCCAGACccaagacaatacaatccacattcGCAGGCAGGTTCATCTCACCCCCGGCCAAGCCAATAG